The genomic stretch agcccctccagTGATCCTTCATTCCCTCTTCACCCCATAGGAAAACTGGCCAGGAGGGCGTTTCGCTGCCACTTGCCCTTCCTTCCCAGAGCCCTGGCCATGGTACCCATCCTTGCCCTGCATGCGGCAGTCAGTACTGGTGGCTACCGTGGCACACTGGTAATTCCTAGAAAGCAGTTGAATAAATCCTGATAACCAAACAGCCTTTCCCATGTGGCATCAGTGGTGAACcacccctctccccctccccctttgGGCACTTTCACCGCAGGGCACATCTCCCCTCACACGCAGGCAGCCTGGGCTCACTTTAAAGAACGGTTTATTCGCTCGGAAACAGACGGTCACATCTCTTTGACCGAGATTTAAAATCCCAGTGTGTACAAAGTCACAGTCACGGCTTGCAGGGCACACGGCAGCGCCCTCGGaataaaaagtcattaaaaatcCCAGCGCTATGTACAGCTAAGTGCCAGCTCAAGTATTCACAACACAGTAACGTACTGCAATTAGTTGCTTAAAAGTAGTTCCCTTGAGAAACAACCTTCTGCTCCGGCAGAGCCGGAGTCTGTTCCGTCCTGTCCATCAGTGATGCTCAGTGTTGCTGGCAGGTGTGCAGTCGGGAGGCATCAGCAGGGCCATGCTCTCGCTGGAGGCGGCACACCAGCCCCTCGGCGCACTGGCAACGCTGGAAGATCTCCAGGCTATGGGTGCCTTTCCGACGGTGTCGGGTACACACCTGCCCTTCCCGCAGCACTGGCTTGCAGATCTTGGACCAGAAGTGACGGGCACAGCACAGCCCGGCTGCACAGTCTGAAGAGCGTAGGCAGAAGTCCCCCTCCTCACCTGTGTGGGGACAGCATGGCATGCGCTCAGCCCAGGATGCTCCCACTGGGATGAAGGGGCAGGGTGGGCATCCCCCATCGGGGATAGTGAGGCGGGGTGCAAGGCATGCACTGCTCCATAGGGATCAGTGGGGCAGGATGGGCAGCCCTGAAGGGGACAGTAGGGTCACAACATGGCTTGACCCCCTTACCTTTGGCAGTGGGGAGCCAGGAGGGAGCGGGCGTCCGTCGGGTCAGAACCTCAGCGCCGATCTCGTCCGGCTCGGTGGCTCCCTGGGGTGGCTCCGGGGGCGTGCAGAGTCCTGTGGGAGGCAGCGGGATGGCTGTCAGCCACGGATGGACCCCAACAACCCGTCCCGCATACACCTCCAGGGTGTCGTCCCCCCTCCCCAAGCCCTGCCGCCCCTCACCGTTGCTGCAGGTCGTGCCGGGGCAGCACATTGCGTCGCGCAGACAGCGTTTGCGGCGTCTCCGGCAGGCGAGGCAGAGCGGGGCTCCCCCGCCGCGGGCCGCGCCTCCACAAAACTCCTCGGGGCCACAGTCCTCGTCCTCGGCGCAGGGGAAAGGCTGGAGAGGGGGCAGAGAGGAGGCGCAGGGGGTCAGCGCGGCCGCCACCCACCCATCCCCACTGCGTCCCTCCATCCCCCGTGTGTGTcccccctctccatccccagtGAAGCTCTTTTCCTACCTGCCGGGTGGCGGCCGGCGGTGGCTTGTTGCTGCCGTCGAATGGGGCAGCGGGGGGGGCGCTGGCCTCGGCCCCTACCCCCGGTGGGGGTCCCTTGATAGAGTTGGAGCTGAGCGCGCCGCCGGGtaccgccgcccgccccgccggggcCGCGCAGCTGAGCGCCGCCAGCAGCGCCACCAGCCCTCGCATCCTCGTCCCGTCCCCTCCCAGCCCCTTGTCCCCGGTGATGTCCTATCGGCAAAGAAGCTCCCGCGGCCCCCGAGCAGCAGCTACCTGcgctgcccgccgccgccgcctttATACCCCTGGGGGTTGCCTCCTGCGCCCGCCCCCTCGGGGAGGAGGGCACGGCGGATGGGATTTCAAAGGGTCCCCGGGGGGTTGTGAGACCCCAAAACCTCCCCCACCCCGCCCCGAGGGCTCCATCATTGGCCGCCGGCCCGGGAAGGGGGTTTCGCAATAGCGAAGGcagacaccaccaccaccaccgccaccaccgcccccccccccgccccggtccGCGGCCAGATGCTCCGCATGCCCCGCCGCTGTCTCCAGGCGGGCGCGCCGCCTCGCCCGACGGGAAGGGACGGgaaaagaaggggagggaggggggagcaCCCCATACACTCCCCCCAGTGGCTGGGAGCCACGGTGGGATGCAGAACGGCCGCCCCCCCGGTGACAGAGGCAGTCCTTTGGTCTCCTATAAGTCTGCGCACCCCCTCCCCCGCGCCCTTCCTGGCGCCAGCGCGACTTTACAGGAAGGGAGGGGGCCGCTCGGCACCCCCTCACCCCCCGGCCCGGTTGAAGGGGGGTGCGGGGAGACGGGACATGGGAGGGGCTGAGCCCCCAGTTGGTGCCCCCCCCACTCCCGCGCGCTCGCCTGACCCTAACCGGGGCAGCTCCTCGGTTGGGATGGGGGGGCCGACACCGTCGGGGGACGCTCCCGGCACTTTGATGCGGGGAGGTCTCCCCTTTCACCCACCCCCCCGGCCCCTGCATCGGCGCCCTCGGGGCGCCGCGGCCGCCCCGCTCCCCCTCCGAGCCTCCCGCTCCGGGACAGTGCGGCGAGGCTGTCACCCCCGCGCCCCCTTGCGGCCACGCCGGGGTAGCGCGCCCCCCATGCTCCGGAGGCTGTGCAAGCGCGTTAGCAAACGCCAGTTAATTAAATGGGCTTTTCACGATGACGGCCTCCTGCTCGTATTTATTTATtgacagaaaatacaggaaCAAAATCAGGGCCACGCACCGCTCCGCTGCCGAGCCCACCATAAATAGCTATTCCCCCGAGGGTGGGTGATTTCAGATGTCACACTCCTGCAATCAAAACCTCAGCAGTGCTCACCCACCTCCAGCGCAGCGGGTATCGCTGCGGCTCCGGAGGAGCTCCTATCAGGTATTTGAGGTCCAAGAGGCTCAAGCTGGGCTAATAATTATCTGGGAAGGTTTCGGCGGGCACCTAACACAGGTGCCGGCGGAAGCGGCGCTGCTGAGTCAGCGCTCGGCAGACGTCCCTGCCGCAGCCAGGTGAACCGGAGCCTTGCTGGTTTTAGCCTGCAAGAACGAAGGCCACACCTTGCCCCCAAGCCCCTGTATTCCCCTTGCAGTTTCAGGTGAGGGCCACCAAGGGTTTTTATTGTATTACTGACTTGTATCTGCGATTGCTGCATCCTGCAGTGTTTCCCGGCTCCTGCTTGTGCAGTTAGGGAATTTATATCCTTCCTGAGAGGATGTTTTCATGCTCCTGTCTCCAGTTTTTACCTGTCTCTGTGTCTACATTGCACTGAAGTACACCCTTAACTTTGACCTTGCTGAGATTTAaatgaaactgtgtcacacaggGGCTGAGCTGTTTCTCAGGGATGGATTTAAATCTATTGGGAGTGTCAGTCTCAGCATCCTGACCACCACATCATCCTGCACACAGAAGCGATGTCTTCATGACATCTCTTATCTGTGCTGCCGTTAGAGGCTGTGCCTCTATCATTACATCTTGGCATTTTCCACGAGGGGCAGCAATGACAAGGACACCATCGTTTTTTGACACAGGTGTTGTTTGCAGTCACACCCCACCTATGGATGACGCAACACGTGTTGGAAATATGGCTCCTTCCCAGCTGCGTGCCCTGGACTCGCTTATATTGGCAGCAACCAAAATATAAAGTGAATTCTTCATCCCTGAAGAATAAACGTGCCGCAAATGTGCTTTTTGGTTAATGTATCCATAGAATAATTCGGTTGGAATTGAGCTGTGGGGCTCACCCAGTGCCAGTCCTGCTTGAAGCAGGACCTCCCATCAGCCTCAGACCTCTTTGTCCAGGCTACTCAGGGTGGTGCTTGTGCTCAGGTAAGTCCTGTGGCAACTGTGGCCATTTGCCTTTGCAACCTGCAGAAAATCTGGATCCCAGTACGAATCTCCAACTACCATGCATTTTGTTCAGTTGTGTCTTACTGCATAGGATCATAAGAGAGAATAAACCCCCCAATTTAATCACTACCCGGAACCCCTCTCCCAGTCTTGGCTTCTGCTGTGGAAGAGAGCCACCGACAAGTCGttcaaaagtaattatttttatttcaactcTATAAAGTATACAACAGGCACTCGGCAATTACAGCTGCAGGGAAaatacagagcaaaacaaaagcagttaaaGTTTGTGAAAAAAAGGTCTTAAATCTacatcaaaagaatgcaaccgGCCAGCGACCGGTGGGTGACTGACATGTGTCTGACAAACAAAACCTCTTTCATGTAggaggaaaactggaaaaaaaaataagaatctgAACCAAAAGGCTAGTGTAAAAACAGCGTTAATTGGGACTTGGGACGATGGGCAGCTCAAAACAAAAATTTCTCCTTTTGCCAGGAAGGCTCTAAAACTGCCCAAGTCTCAGCGTTACGGCTGGTTTACACAGCCACGGAGCTGTGGAGGACAAGGAGCTTCCCTTCCAGCTTCTCAGCTCAGCTTTGTGAGAGCGCCAAGGGCTCGCCTCCACGGTAGTTTGCATATAAGAGTCAGGGGAAAAGCACAGATCCTGTTTTGTTGAGTGGTGCAAACCAGCTACTCCTTTGAG from Lathamus discolor isolate bLatDis1 chromosome 3, bLatDis1.hap1, whole genome shotgun sequence encodes the following:
- the DKK1 gene encoding dickkopf-related protein 1, which codes for MRGLVALLAALSCAAPAGRAAVPGGALSSNSIKGPPPGVGAEASAPPAAPFDGSNKPPPAATRQPFPCAEDEDCGPEEFCGGAARGGGAPLCLACRRRRKRCLRDAMCCPGTTCSNGLCTPPEPPQGATEPDEIGAEVLTRRTPAPSWLPTAKGEEGDFCLRSSDCAAGLCCARHFWSKICKPVLREGQVCTRHRRKGTHSLEIFQRCQCAEGLVCRLQREHGPADASRLHTCQQH